The Drosophila mauritiana strain mau12 chromosome 2R, ASM438214v1, whole genome shotgun sequence genome has a segment encoding these proteins:
- the LOC117135451 gene encoding eukaryotic translation initiation factor 5A, with protein MAELDDHFETADSGASVTYPMQCSALRKNGFVMLKSRPCKIVEMSTSKTGKHGHAKVHMVGIDIFSNKKYEDICPSTHNMDVPNVKREDLQLISISDDSFLTLMNESGDLREDLKVPDGDLGEQLRFDFENGKDLLCTVLKACGEECVIAIKTNTALDK; from the exons ATGGCTGAGTTGGACGATCATTTCGAGACCGCGGATTCCGGCGCATCGGTGACGTATCCCATGCAATGTTCGGCATTGCGCAAAAACGGATTCGTCATGCTGAAGTCGCGGCCATGCAAGATTGTCGAGATGTCTACTTCAAAGACTGGAAAGCACGGACACGCCAAGGTTCACATGGTTGGCATTGATATTTTCTCCAACAAAAA ATATGAAGATATTTGCCCATCTACTCATAACATGGATGTGCCCAATGTCAAAAGGGAGGACCTACAGTTGATTTCTATTAGTGACGATAGCTTCCTTACATTGATGAACGAGTCCGGAGATCTGCGTGAAGACTTGAAGGTTCCTGACGGCGATTTGGGTGAACAATTGCGTTTCGATTTTGAGAATGGCAAGGACTTACTG TGCACCGTTCTCAAGGCGTGCGGAGAAGAGTGCGTTATCGCAATTAAAACCAATACTGCTCTGGACAAATAG
- the LOC117138456 gene encoding 60S ribosomal protein L12 gives MPPKFDPTEVKLVYLRCVGGEVGATSSLAPKIGPLGLSPKKIGDDIAKATSDWKGLKITVCLTIQNRQAAISVVPSAASLIIKALKEPPRDRKKQKNIKHSGNIGFEDILAIARVMRPRSMARELKGTCKEVLGTAQSVGCTVDGKHPHDVIDELNEGSIEVPAE, from the exons ATGCCTCCCAAATTCGACCCAACGGAAGTTAAATTGG TGTACCTGCGTTGCGTGGGCGGAGAAGTCGGTGCCACATCCTCCCTGGCCCCCAAGATCGGTCCCCTCGGTCTG TCGCCCAAGAAAATCGGTGATGACATCGCCAAGGCCACCTCCGACTGGAAGGGTCTGAAGATTACCGTCTGTCTGACCATCCAGAACCGACAGGCCGCCATCTCCGTGGTTCCCTCCGCCGCCTCGCTGATCATCAAGGCTCTGAAGGAACCCCCACGTGACCGCAAGAAGCAGAAGAACA TCAAGCACAGTGGAAACATTGGCTTCGAAGACATTCTGGCCATCGCCCGCGTGATGAGGCCCAGGTCCATGGCCCGTGAGCTGAAGGGAACCTGCAAGGAAGTTCTGGGAACCGCCCAGAGCGTTGGCTGCACCGTTGACGGAAAGCACCCTCATGATGTTATTGACGAACTGAACGAGGGCTCCATTGAAGTCCCCGCGGAATAA
- the LOC117138457 gene encoding 60S ribosomal protein L39, producing MAAHKSFRIKQKLAKKLKQNRSVPQWVRLRTGNTIRYNAKRRHWRRTKLKL from the exons ATG GCTGCACACAAGTCGTTCAGAATAAAGCAGAAGCTGGCTAAGAAGCTGAAGCAGAACAGATCCGTTCCCCAATGGGTTCGCCTACGTACTGGCAACACTATTCG TTACAACGCTAAGCGCCGTCACTGGAGGCGTACCAAGTTGAAGCTGTAA
- the LOC117138455 gene encoding ras-related protein Rap-2c: protein MREFKVVVLGSGGVGKSALTVQFVSGCFIEKYDPTIEDFYRKEIEVDSSPCVLEILDTAGTEQFASMRDLYIKNGHGFIVMYSLTNHQTFQDISSMKNVITRVKGSQPAPILLVANKFDLDCQREVSTAEGNALAQLWDCPFIEASAKDRINVNEVFATIVREMNLTQENRQKKNYCCCTLL, encoded by the exons ATGCGCGAATTCAAAGTTGTTGTGCTCGGGTCGGGGGGAGTTGGTAAATCGGCCCTTACGGTGCAATTCGTCTCGGGATGCTTTATTGAAAAGTACGATCCCACCATCGAGGACTTCTACCGCAAGGAAATCGAG GTGGACAGCTCGCCGTGCGTCTTGGAAATCTTGGACACCGCGGGCACAGAGCAATTCGCATCCATGAGAGATCTCTACATCAAAAACGGTCATGGTTTTATTGTAATGTATTCACTTACGAACCATCAAACATTTCAG GATATTTCTAGTATGAAAAATGTGATCACTCGAGTGAAAGGAAGTCAGCCAGCACCCATCCTACTAGTCGCGAACAAATTCGATTTAGATTGCCAAAGAGAGGTATCCACCGCTGAAG GTAATGCCTTGGCACAACTGTGGGACTGTCCATTTATCGAGGCATCTGCTAAGGATCGGATAAACGTAAACGAAGTATTCGCCACCATCGTTCGAGAGATGAATTTGACGCAAGAGAatcggcaaaaaaaaaattactgTTGTTGTACGCTTTTATAg
- the LOC117138454 gene encoding transcriptional coactivator yorkie isoform X2 codes for MCACLIAKIILCSFRLYTISAFYMLTTMSASSNTNSLIEKEIDDEDMLSPIKSNNLVVRVNQDTDDNLQALFDSVLNPGDAKRPLQLPLRMRKLPNSFFTPPAPSHSRANSADSTYDAGSQSSINIGNKASIVQQPDGQSPIAAIPQLQIQPSPQHSRLAIHHSRARSSPASLQQNYNVRARSDAAAANNPNANPSSQQQPAGPTFPENSAQEFPSGAPASSAIDLDAMNTCMSQDIPMSMQTVHKKQRSYDVISPIQLNRQLGALPPGWEQAKTNDGQIYYLNHTTKSTQWEDPRIQYRQQQQILMAERIKQNESGLSVLDCPDNLVSSLQIEDNLCSNLFNDAQAIVNPPSSHKPDDLEWYKIN; via the exons ATGTGCGCGTGCCTAATCGCTAAGATAATTCTATGTAGTTTTCGTTTGTATACAATAAGTGCCTTTTATATGTTAACGACGATGTCAGCCAGCAGCAATACAAACAGCCTGATCGAGAAGGAGATCGACGACGAGGACATGTTGTCGCCGATCAAGTCCAACAACCTGGTGGTGCGGGTCAACCAGGACACGGACGACAACCTGCAGGCGCTGTTCGACAGCGTCCTGAATCCGGGTGACGCCAAGCGCCCTCTGCAGCTGCCCCTGCGCATGCGGAAGCTGCCCAACTCCTTCTTCACGCCCCCGGCGCCCTCGCACTCGCGGGCCAACAGCGCCGACTCCACCTACGACGCGGGCTCCCAGTCGAGCATCAACATCGGGAACAAGGCGTCCATCGTCCAGCAGCCAGATGGCCAGTCGCCCATCGCCGCCATCCCCCAGCTCCAGATCCAGCCGTCTCCCCAGCACAGCCGCCTGGCGATACATCACTCCCGAGCCCGCAGCAGCCCCGCCTCGCTGCAGCAGAACTACAACGTGCGCGCCCGGAGcgacgcagcagcagccaacAATCCGAATGCCAATCCGAGCAGCCAACAGCAGCCCGCTGGGCCCACTTTCCCAGAGAACAGTGCCCAAGAGTTCCCCAGCGGCGCCCCGGCCAGCTCGGCCATCGATCTGGACGCCATGAACACCTGCATGTCGCAGGACATTCCCATGTCCATGCAGACAGTGCACAAGAAGCAGCGCTCCTACGACGTCATCAGCCCCATTCAGTTGAACCGCCAACTGGGCGCCTTGCCGCCGGGATGGGAGCAAGCCAAGACCAACGATGGCCAGATCTACTACTTGAA TCATACTACAAAATCTACGCAGTGGGAGGATCCCAGAATCCAATatcgccagcagcagcaaatctTGATGGCCGAGCGAATAAAGCAGAATG AATCTGGGCTTAGCGTGCTCGACTGCCCAGATAACTTAGTGTCTTCCCTCCAG ATTGAGGATAATCTTTGCAGTAACTTGTTCAATGACGCACAGGCCATTGTAAATCCGCCGTCTTCCCACAAACCTGACGATTTGGAATggtataaaattaattaa
- the LOC117138454 gene encoding transcriptional coactivator yorkie isoform X1 → MCACLIAKIILCSFRLYTISAFYMLTTMSASSNTNSLIEKEIDDEDMLSPIKSNNLVVRVNQDTDDNLQALFDSVLNPGDAKRPLQLPLRMRKLPNSFFTPPAPSHSRANSADSTYDAGSQSSINIGNKASIVQQPDGQSPIAAIPQLQIQPSPQHSRLAIHHSRARSSPASLQQNYNVRARSDAAAANNPNANPSSQQQPAGPTFPENSAQEFPSGAPASSAIDLDAMNTCMSQDIPMSMQTVHKKQRSYDVISPIQLNRQLGALPPGWEQAKTNDGQIYYLNHTTKSTQWEDPRIQYRQQQQILMAERIKQNDVLQTTKQTTTSTIANNLGPLPDGWEQAVTESGDLYFINHIDRTTSWNDPRMQSGLSVLDCPDNLVSSLQIEDNLCSNLFNDAQAIVNPPSSHKPDDLEWYKIN, encoded by the exons ATGTGCGCGTGCCTAATCGCTAAGATAATTCTATGTAGTTTTCGTTTGTATACAATAAGTGCCTTTTATATGTTAACGACGATGTCAGCCAGCAGCAATACAAACAGCCTGATCGAGAAGGAGATCGACGACGAGGACATGTTGTCGCCGATCAAGTCCAACAACCTGGTGGTGCGGGTCAACCAGGACACGGACGACAACCTGCAGGCGCTGTTCGACAGCGTCCTGAATCCGGGTGACGCCAAGCGCCCTCTGCAGCTGCCCCTGCGCATGCGGAAGCTGCCCAACTCCTTCTTCACGCCCCCGGCGCCCTCGCACTCGCGGGCCAACAGCGCCGACTCCACCTACGACGCGGGCTCCCAGTCGAGCATCAACATCGGGAACAAGGCGTCCATCGTCCAGCAGCCAGATGGCCAGTCGCCCATCGCCGCCATCCCCCAGCTCCAGATCCAGCCGTCTCCCCAGCACAGCCGCCTGGCGATACATCACTCCCGAGCCCGCAGCAGCCCCGCCTCGCTGCAGCAGAACTACAACGTGCGCGCCCGGAGcgacgcagcagcagccaacAATCCGAATGCCAATCCGAGCAGCCAACAGCAGCCCGCTGGGCCCACTTTCCCAGAGAACAGTGCCCAAGAGTTCCCCAGCGGCGCCCCGGCCAGCTCGGCCATCGATCTGGACGCCATGAACACCTGCATGTCGCAGGACATTCCCATGTCCATGCAGACAGTGCACAAGAAGCAGCGCTCCTACGACGTCATCAGCCCCATTCAGTTGAACCGCCAACTGGGCGCCTTGCCGCCGGGATGGGAGCAAGCCAAGACCAACGATGGCCAGATCTACTACTTGAA TCATACTACAAAATCTACGCAGTGGGAGGATCCCAGAATCCAATatcgccagcagcagcaaatctTGATGGCCGAGCGAATAAAGCAGAATG ATGTTTTGCAAACTACAAAACAAACTACCACATCGACCATTGCTAACAATTTGGGTCCACTGCCGGATGGTTGGGAGCAGGCAGTTACCGAGTCCGGAGATCTTTACTTTATAAATCACATTGATCGAACGACTTCATGGAATGATCCCAGAATGC AATCTGGGCTTAGCGTGCTCGACTGCCCAGATAACTTAGTGTCTTCCCTCCAG ATTGAGGATAATCTTTGCAGTAACTTGTTCAATGACGCACAGGCCATTGTAAATCCGCCGTCTTCCCACAAACCTGACGATTTGGAATggtataaaattaattaa
- the LOC117138453 gene encoding glycerol-3-phosphate acyltransferase 3 isoform X1: protein MIGVLFDILWIPIGGFLSFLIFISAINKSIGVRKAYVNLLLRIFEYGRVSIETASKENQHIQNPKTDDKQGVQLVDDADSKEGTNGATLITRDAVLLPQPQEPAPEKPVSSTKDEINFDFEKCLDYVKSGVEAIIEDDVTSRFEAEELKSWNMLTRTNRHYEFISWKITSIWVFGFFIRYVILMPLRVLVCFVGVLFAVLSNSIVACLPFRFVRLSLASLSFKITFRLISSSMSSFIKFHNKQYKPTVSGFCVANHTSPLDVAILSTDCTYSLIGQRHGGFLGVLQRALARASPHIWFERGEAKDRHLVAERLKQHVSDPNNPPILIFPEGTCINNTSVMQFKKGSFEVGGVIYPVAIKYDPRFGDAFWNSAKYSMMQYLYMMMTSWAIVCDVWYLPPMYRQEGESAIDFANRVKSVIAKQGGLIDLVWDGQLKRMKPKKEWREIQQVEFANRLKSDST from the exons ATGATCGGCGTGCTATTCGACATATTATGGATCCCCATCGGGGGCTTCCTTTCATTTCTGATATTTATTTCCGCCATAAACAAATCAATCGGCGTCCGAAAAGCGTACGTGAACCTCCTCCTAAGGATATTCGAG TACGGTCGAGTTAGTATAGAGACAGCATCCAAAGAAAATCAACACATTCAAAACCCCAAGACTGACGACAAACAGGGAGTGCAACTAGTGGACGACGCCGATTCCAAAGAAGGCACCAATGGAGCCACATTGATTACAAGGGACGCGGTACTCCTGCCCCAGCCACAGGAGCCCGCTCCAGAGAAGCCAGTTTCCTCCACGAAG GATGAAATCAATTTCGATTTTGAGAAATGCCTGGACTACGTAAAGTCAGGCGTGGAGGCCATCATCGAGGACGATGTTACGTCGCGCTTCGAGGCGGAGGAGCTCAAGAGCTGGAACATGCTGACACGCACCAATAGGCACTACGAGTTCATCTCCTGGAAAATAACTTCCATCTGGGTGTTCGGCTTCTTCATCCGCTACGTCATCCTGATGCCCCTCCGGGTATTGGTCTGCTTCGTTGGT GTTTTATTTGCAGTTTTATCAAACTCTATTGTGGCTTGTTTACCTTTTCGATTTGTACGGCTTTCTCTAGCGAGCTTGTCATTCAAAATAACGTTCCGCCTTATTTCAAGTTCTATGTCCTCCTTTATCAAGTTCCACAATAAGCAATATAAGCCCACAGTCTCTGGGTTCTGTGTAGCCAACCACACCTCTCCCTTGGATGTGGCTATATTATCGACCGATTGTACCTACTCTTTG ATTGGCCAACGCCATGGCGGCTTCTTGGGGGTGCTGCAACGAGCTCTGGCCCGCGCCTCTCCTCACATTTGGTTTGAGCGCGGCGAGGCCAAGGATCGCCATTTGGTGGCCGAGCGACTGAAGCAGCACGTGTCTGATCCGAACAACCCACCGATCCTCATCTTCCCGGAGGGAACTTGCATCAACAACACGTCGGTCATGCAGTTCAAGAAGGGCAGCTTCGAAGTTGGCGGCGTCATCTACCCGGTGGCCATTAA GTACGATCCGAGGTTCGGCGACGCCTTCTGGAACAGCGCGAAGTACTCGATGATGCAGTATCTGTACATGATGATGACCTCGTGGGCCATCGTGTGCGATGTGTGGTACCTGCCGCCGATGTACAGGCAGGAGGGAGAGTCGGCGATCGACTTCGCGAACCGCGTGAAGAGCGTCATCGCGAAGCAGGGAGGCTTGATTGATCTGGTCTGGGACGGGCAGCTGAAGCGCATGAAGCCAAAGAAGGAGTGGAGGGAGATCCAGCAAGTCGAGTTTGCCAATCGGCTGAAGTCGGACTCCACCTAA
- the LOC117138453 gene encoding glycerol-3-phosphate acyltransferase 3 isoform X3 gives MIGVLFDILWIPIGGFLSFLIFISAINKSIGVRKAYVNLLLRIFEYGRVSIETASKENQHIQNPKTDDKQGVQLVDDADSKEGTNGATLITRDAVLLPQPQEPAPEKPVSSTKDEINFDFEKCLDYVKSGVEAIIEDDVTSRFEAEELKSWNMLTRTNRHYEFISWKITSIWVFGFFIRYVILMPLRVLVCFVGVLFAVLSNSIVACLPFRFVRLSLASLSFKITFRLISSSMSSFIKFHNKQYKPTVSGFCVANHTSPLDVAILSTDCTYSLVVWLTVCTAAVGYLKDGPFKRDLVHKVLGMCFGVLSSAISAVITYHNEDNRPSSGICVANHTSPIDVLVLMCDSTYSLIGQRHGGFLGVLQRALARASPHIWFERGEAKDRHLVAERLKQHVSDPNNPPILIFPEGTCINNTSVMQFKKGSFEVGGVIYPVAIKYDPRFGDAFWNSAKYSMMQYLYMMMTSWAIVCDVWYLPPMYRQEGESAIDFANRVKSVIAKQGGLIDLVWDGQLKRMKPKKEWREIQQVEFANRLKSDST, from the exons ATGATCGGCGTGCTATTCGACATATTATGGATCCCCATCGGGGGCTTCCTTTCATTTCTGATATTTATTTCCGCCATAAACAAATCAATCGGCGTCCGAAAAGCGTACGTGAACCTCCTCCTAAGGATATTCGAG TACGGTCGAGTTAGTATAGAGACAGCATCCAAAGAAAATCAACACATTCAAAACCCCAAGACTGACGACAAACAGGGAGTGCAACTAGTGGACGACGCCGATTCCAAAGAAGGCACCAATGGAGCCACATTGATTACAAGGGACGCGGTACTCCTGCCCCAGCCACAGGAGCCCGCTCCAGAGAAGCCAGTTTCCTCCACGAAG GATGAAATCAATTTCGATTTTGAGAAATGCCTGGACTACGTAAAGTCAGGCGTGGAGGCCATCATCGAGGACGATGTTACGTCGCGCTTCGAGGCGGAGGAGCTCAAGAGCTGGAACATGCTGACACGCACCAATAGGCACTACGAGTTCATCTCCTGGAAAATAACTTCCATCTGGGTGTTCGGCTTCTTCATCCGCTACGTCATCCTGATGCCCCTCCGGGTATTGGTCTGCTTCGTTGGT GTTTTATTTGCAGTTTTATCAAACTCTATTGTGGCTTGTTTACCTTTTCGATTTGTACGGCTTTCTCTAGCGAGCTTGTCATTCAAAATAACGTTCCGCCTTATTTCAAGTTCTATGTCCTCCTTTATCAAGTTCCACAATAAGCAATATAAGCCCACAGTCTCTGGGTTCTGTGTAGCCAACCACACCTCTCCCTTGGATGTGGCTATATTATCGACCGATTGTACCTACTCTTTG GTAGTGTGGTTAACAGTCTGCACGGCTGCAGTGGGATACTTGAAGGATGGGCCCTTCAAGCGGGATCTCGTGCACAAGGTGCTCGGCATGTGCTTCGGCGTTTTGTCCAGCGCGATATCGGCGGTTATCACCTACCACAATGAGGATAATCGCCCGTCATCCGGTATTTGTGTTGCCAATCACACCAGCCCCATTGATGTGCTGGTCCTGATGTGCGACTCGACGTACTCACTG ATTGGCCAACGCCATGGCGGCTTCTTGGGGGTGCTGCAACGAGCTCTGGCCCGCGCCTCTCCTCACATTTGGTTTGAGCGCGGCGAGGCCAAGGATCGCCATTTGGTGGCCGAGCGACTGAAGCAGCACGTGTCTGATCCGAACAACCCACCGATCCTCATCTTCCCGGAGGGAACTTGCATCAACAACACGTCGGTCATGCAGTTCAAGAAGGGCAGCTTCGAAGTTGGCGGCGTCATCTACCCGGTGGCCATTAA GTACGATCCGAGGTTCGGCGACGCCTTCTGGAACAGCGCGAAGTACTCGATGATGCAGTATCTGTACATGATGATGACCTCGTGGGCCATCGTGTGCGATGTGTGGTACCTGCCGCCGATGTACAGGCAGGAGGGAGAGTCGGCGATCGACTTCGCGAACCGCGTGAAGAGCGTCATCGCGAAGCAGGGAGGCTTGATTGATCTGGTCTGGGACGGGCAGCTGAAGCGCATGAAGCCAAAGAAGGAGTGGAGGGAGATCCAGCAAGTCGAGTTTGCCAATCGGCTGAAGTCGGACTCCACCTAA
- the LOC117138453 gene encoding glycerol-3-phosphate acyltransferase 3 isoform X2, with amino-acid sequence MIGVLFDILWIPIGGFLSFLIFISAINKSIGVRKAYVNLLLRIFEYGRVSIETASKENQHIQNPKTDDKQGVQLVDDADSKEGTNGATLITRDAVLLPQPQEPAPEKPVSSTKDEINFDFEKCLDYVKSGVEAIIEDDVTSRFEAEELKSWNMLTRTNRHYEFISWKITSIWVFGFFIRYVILMPLRVLVCFVGVVWLTVCTAAVGYLKDGPFKRDLVHKVLGMCFGVLSSAISAVITYHNEDNRPSSGICVANHTSPIDVLVLMCDSTYSLIGQRHGGFLGVLQRALARASPHIWFERGEAKDRHLVAERLKQHVSDPNNPPILIFPEGTCINNTSVMQFKKGSFEVGGVIYPVAIKYDPRFGDAFWNSAKYSMMQYLYMMMTSWAIVCDVWYLPPMYRQEGESAIDFANRVKSVIAKQGGLIDLVWDGQLKRMKPKKEWREIQQVEFANRLKSDST; translated from the exons ATGATCGGCGTGCTATTCGACATATTATGGATCCCCATCGGGGGCTTCCTTTCATTTCTGATATTTATTTCCGCCATAAACAAATCAATCGGCGTCCGAAAAGCGTACGTGAACCTCCTCCTAAGGATATTCGAG TACGGTCGAGTTAGTATAGAGACAGCATCCAAAGAAAATCAACACATTCAAAACCCCAAGACTGACGACAAACAGGGAGTGCAACTAGTGGACGACGCCGATTCCAAAGAAGGCACCAATGGAGCCACATTGATTACAAGGGACGCGGTACTCCTGCCCCAGCCACAGGAGCCCGCTCCAGAGAAGCCAGTTTCCTCCACGAAG GATGAAATCAATTTCGATTTTGAGAAATGCCTGGACTACGTAAAGTCAGGCGTGGAGGCCATCATCGAGGACGATGTTACGTCGCGCTTCGAGGCGGAGGAGCTCAAGAGCTGGAACATGCTGACACGCACCAATAGGCACTACGAGTTCATCTCCTGGAAAATAACTTCCATCTGGGTGTTCGGCTTCTTCATCCGCTACGTCATCCTGATGCCCCTCCGGGTATTGGTCTGCTTCGTTGGT GTAGTGTGGTTAACAGTCTGCACGGCTGCAGTGGGATACTTGAAGGATGGGCCCTTCAAGCGGGATCTCGTGCACAAGGTGCTCGGCATGTGCTTCGGCGTTTTGTCCAGCGCGATATCGGCGGTTATCACCTACCACAATGAGGATAATCGCCCGTCATCCGGTATTTGTGTTGCCAATCACACCAGCCCCATTGATGTGCTGGTCCTGATGTGCGACTCGACGTACTCACTG ATTGGCCAACGCCATGGCGGCTTCTTGGGGGTGCTGCAACGAGCTCTGGCCCGCGCCTCTCCTCACATTTGGTTTGAGCGCGGCGAGGCCAAGGATCGCCATTTGGTGGCCGAGCGACTGAAGCAGCACGTGTCTGATCCGAACAACCCACCGATCCTCATCTTCCCGGAGGGAACTTGCATCAACAACACGTCGGTCATGCAGTTCAAGAAGGGCAGCTTCGAAGTTGGCGGCGTCATCTACCCGGTGGCCATTAA GTACGATCCGAGGTTCGGCGACGCCTTCTGGAACAGCGCGAAGTACTCGATGATGCAGTATCTGTACATGATGATGACCTCGTGGGCCATCGTGTGCGATGTGTGGTACCTGCCGCCGATGTACAGGCAGGAGGGAGAGTCGGCGATCGACTTCGCGAACCGCGTGAAGAGCGTCATCGCGAAGCAGGGAGGCTTGATTGATCTGGTCTGGGACGGGCAGCTGAAGCGCATGAAGCCAAAGAAGGAGTGGAGGGAGATCCAGCAAGTCGAGTTTGCCAATCGGCTGAAGTCGGACTCCACCTAA
- the LOC117136183 gene encoding muscle LIM protein Mlp84B has product MPFVPVETPKCPACGKSVYAAEERVAGGYKFHKTCFKCSMCNKALDSTNCTEHEKELFCKNCHGRKYGPKGYGFGGGAGCLSTDTGAHLNREFVPPKIPPKAPDGLGCPRCGIYVYAAEQMLARGKGYHRRCFKCVQCNKTLDSTLHCDGPDKDIYCRGCYAQKFGARGYGHIGISSLGLMSDIKDCEWQSDMAPKASIINVEQIQAPIGEGCPRCGGVVFAAEQVLSKGRSWHRKCFKCRDCTKTLDSIIACDGPDNEVYCKTCYGKKWGPHGYGFACGSSFLQTDGITEENLASERPFVAPDTTSIMAPDGEGCPRCGGAVFAAELQLSKGKMYHRKCFNCARCTRPLDSVLACDGPDENIYCKLCYAKLFGPKGVGYGHTPTLVSTNYEYTPSCWGTIDRNGQKSENGCPRCGFMVFAAEQVKSAKNVWHKLCFYCMECRKYLDSTNLNDGPDGGIYCRSCYGKFYGPKGVGYGIGAGTLTMA; this is encoded by the exons ATGCCTTTCGTTCCCGTTGAAACCCCCAAGTGCCCCGCGTGCGGCAAGTCGGTCTACGCTGCCGAGGAGCGCGTTGCCGGAGGCTACAAATTCCACAAGACCTGCTTCAAGTGCA GCATGTGCAACAAGGCCCTGGACTCGACCAACTGCACGGAGCACGAGAAGGAGCTTTTCTGCAAAAACTGCCATGGTCGCAAATACGGTCCCAAGGGATACGGTTTCGGTGGTGGTGCCGGCTGCCTGTCCACGGACACTGGCGCCCACTTAAACAGAGA ATTCGTTCCGCCCAAGATCCCCCCGAAAGCACCCGACGGGCTGGGCTGCCCCCGGTGTGGAATATATGTGTATGCCGCCGAGCAGATGCTGGCCAGAGGAAAG GGTTACCATCGAAGGTGCTTCAAGTGCGTGCAATGCAACAAGACTCTAGACTCAACTCTTCACTGTGATGGTCCGGACAAGGACATTTACTGTAGAG GATGTTATGCTCAGAAGTTTGGGGCCAGGGGTTACGGACACATCGGCATTTCGTCCTTGGGGTTGATGTCCGACATCAAGGATTGCGAGTGGCAAAG CGACATGGCTCCCAAAGCCTCCATCATAAATGTGGAGCAAATCCAGGCGCCAATCGGGGAAGGATGTCCACGTTGTGGCGGCGTAGTCTTCGCCGCGGAACAAGTTCTCTCCAAGGGAAGGAGCTGGCACCGGAAGTGCTTCAAGTGTCGGGACTGCACCAAGACTCTGGACTCCATTATCGCGTGCGATGGTCCGGACAATGAGGTCTACTGCAAGACTTGCTACGGCAAGAAGTGGGGACCCCATGGTTACGGATTCGCCTGTGGATCCAGTTTCCTGCAAACCGACGGCATCAC TGAGGAGAACTTGGCATCTGAGCGACCCTTTGTGGCCCCGGACACCACTTCCATCATGGCTCCGGACGGCGAGGGATGTCCCCGATGTGGTGGAGCGGTCTTTGCGGCCGAGCTGCAGCTGTCCAAGGGGAAGATGTACCACAGGAAGTGCTTCAACTGCGCCAGGTGCACCCGACCCTTGGACTCGGTGCTCGCCTGTGACGGCCCGGATGAGAATATCTACTGCAAGCTCTGCTACGCGAAGCTCTTTGGCCCCAAGGGCGTCGGGTACGGACACACGCCCACCCTGGTGTCCACCAACTACGAGTACACGCCCAGCTG TTGGGGAACCATCGATCGCAACGGACAAAAGTCGGAGAACGGGTGTCCGCGATGCGGATTCATGGTCTTCGCCGCGGAACAGGTGAAGAGCGCGAAGAACGTGTGGCACAAGCTCTGCTTCTACTGCATGGAGTGCCGCAAGTACCTGGACTCGACCAACCTGAACGACGGACCCGATGGCGGCATCTATTGCCGATCGTGCTACGGCAAGTTCTACGGGCCGAAGGGCGTGGGCTACGGAATCGGAGCTGGCACACTGACAATGGCTTAA